A region of the Campylobacter subantarcticus LMG 24377 genome:
AAAGTACTTTTGAAAATAAGGTTTTAATGAGTAAAAAAGAACAGTTAAATCACGCAAAAAAAGTTGTTAATCTTTTTACTCAAGGAATCGTTAATTTTAATTAACTAAATATTGATAGAATAATGATCATACAATTTTGTAATATAAATTACTTTTTTAGCTAAATAAATAATTTTAAGGAAACCAATGAGAACAAAACTTTTAACTCTAGCTTGTGCTTCACTTATATTTGTAGCATGCTCAGATGAAAAAAATGTGCAGGTGAAACAACTCCCTCCTCAACCTGTTAGTATTATGACTATACAAAGTGCTAATTTACCTTTAGAATTTACTTATCCTGCAAGATTAAGTACTGAATTAGATGTGATAATTAAACCTAAAGTGAGCGGTGAAATCAAAGCAAAATACTTTAAAAGTGGTCAAGCTGTTAAAAAGGGTGATAAACTTTTTCTTATAGAACCTGATAAATACCAAGCAAGTGTAAATATGGCCTATGGAGAAGCTTTGGTTGCAAGAGCAAATTTTGATGATGCAGAAAAAAATTTTAAAAGAGATCAAATTTTAATAGAAAAAAATGCTATTTCACAAAAAGAATTTGATGCAAGTTTAGCTAAATTTAATTCTACCAAAGCTAGTTTAGAAAGCGCTAGAGCAAAACTTGCCAATGCAAGATTAGACTTAAAATACACCGTAGTAAGTGCTCCATTTGATGGAATTTTAGGTGATACATTAATGGATATAGGCGATTATGTAAATGCTTCATCGACCGAGCTTGTACGTATTACTAATATCAATCCTATCTTTGCAGACTTTTATATTTCTGATGTAGATAAAATTAATATGAATAAAAATATCCGAAGCGGTAATTGGCAATTAGACAATATCCAAGTACAAGCTAATGTTGGTGGTGAACTTTTTAATGGAAAATTATATTTTATAGATAGTATTATAGACACAAACAGTGGTGGAGTAAAAGCGAAAGCTATTTTTGATAATAATAATTCAAGTTTAATGCCTGGTTCTTTTGCAAATGTTCATGTTGATGGTTTTGTTCAAAAAGATGGCTTTGAAATTCCTCAAATTGCGCTTTTGCAAGATGATAGCTCCACTTATG
Encoded here:
- a CDS encoding efflux RND transporter periplasmic adaptor subunit gives rise to the protein MRTKLLTLACASLIFVACSDEKNVQVKQLPPQPVSIMTIQSANLPLEFTYPARLSTELDVIIKPKVSGEIKAKYFKSGQAVKKGDKLFLIEPDKYQASVNMAYGEALVARANFDDAEKNFKRDQILIEKNAISQKEFDASLAKFNSTKASLESARAKLANARLDLKYTVVSAPFDGILGDTLMDIGDYVNASSTELVRITNINPIFADFYISDVDKINMNKNIRSGNWQLDNIQVQANVGGELFNGKLYFIDSIIDTNSGGVKAKAIFDNNNSSLMPGSFANVHVDGFVQKDGFEIPQIALLQDDSSTYVYTLVDGKVVKTVVNVIYQTSDKAIIDKGLKNGDKVILNNFKKIRPGASVSVMENK